A single region of the Mycobacterium lentiflavum genome encodes:
- a CDS encoding TetR/AcrR family transcriptional regulator has product MGSVNKQAPRRYDSTRRREQAQRNRDAVLAAARQRFLAQGYAATTIAEIARDAGVSVETVYKAFATKAGVLKALFDVSVAGDDEPIPMVQREVIQAVADETDAARKLAMYAEHLATIMPRSVPVQLLARDGAASSPDAGEVWKQTRQETLDGMTMFAADLARTGQLRVSAKEARDVLWTYHAPELYELLVLERGWSAIRYGRFLAQALIDALLKIRD; this is encoded by the coding sequence ATGGGATCTGTCAACAAGCAGGCCCCCCGCCGCTACGACTCGACCCGGCGGCGCGAGCAGGCCCAGCGCAATAGGGACGCGGTGCTCGCGGCCGCCCGGCAGCGGTTCCTGGCCCAGGGCTACGCGGCGACGACAATCGCCGAAATCGCGCGGGACGCCGGCGTATCGGTCGAAACGGTGTACAAGGCGTTCGCGACGAAGGCGGGCGTGCTCAAAGCGCTCTTCGATGTGTCCGTCGCCGGCGACGACGAGCCGATCCCGATGGTCCAGCGAGAGGTGATCCAGGCCGTTGCCGACGAAACCGACGCGGCTCGCAAACTGGCAATGTACGCCGAACACCTGGCCACGATCATGCCGCGCAGCGTTCCGGTCCAGCTCCTCGCGCGCGATGGCGCCGCGTCGTCGCCGGACGCCGGCGAGGTCTGGAAGCAGACGCGGCAGGAAACGCTGGACGGCATGACGATGTTCGCGGCAGACCTCGCCCGGACGGGTCAGTTGCGAGTCAGCGCTAAGGAAGCGCGCGACGTGCTGTGGACGTACCACGCACCCGAGCTCTACGAACTCCTTGTCCTGGAACGGGGTTGGTCGGCCATTCGCTACGGCAGGTTCCTGGCCCAGGCGCTGATCGACGCCCTGCTCAAAATCCGGGATTGA